Proteins co-encoded in one Streptomyces sp. NBC_01283 genomic window:
- a CDS encoding MFS transporter — protein sequence MSREQRGPNEKLGTVLALAGISNAGLARRVNDLGAQRGLTLRYDKTSVARWVSKGMVPQGAAPHLIAAAIGQKLGRPVPLHEIGLADADPAPEVGLAFPRDVGAAVKSATELYRLDLAGRRAGSGGIWQSLAGSFAVSAYATPASRWLITPADSSVARDITPDEPREMSHPADGTDSASSGLPMKVGHSDVLKLREAAEDARRWDSKYGGGDWRSSMVPECLRVEAAPLLLGSYSDEVGRSLFGASAELTRLAGWMAFDTGQQEAAQRYYIQALRLARAAADVPLGGYVLASMSLQATYRGFGDEGVDLAQAALERNRGLATARTMSFFRLVEARAHARANDAQAAGAALRAAEGWLERAREGDNDPSWLGFYGYDRFAADAAECYRDLKAPRQVRRFTEQALSRPTEEFVRSHGLRLVVSAVAELESGNLDAACEQGTRALEVAGRISSARTTEYVKDLLHRLEPYGDEPRVVELRERARPLLVAPA from the coding sequence ATGTCCAGGGAGCAACGCGGGCCGAACGAGAAACTCGGCACCGTTCTCGCCCTCGCGGGAATCAGCAACGCGGGACTCGCGCGCAGGGTCAACGACCTCGGCGCCCAACGCGGGTTGACGCTTCGTTACGACAAGACGTCGGTGGCCCGCTGGGTGTCCAAGGGCATGGTGCCGCAGGGCGCCGCCCCGCACCTCATCGCCGCGGCCATCGGGCAGAAGCTCGGCCGTCCCGTCCCGCTGCACGAGATCGGGCTCGCGGACGCCGATCCGGCGCCCGAGGTGGGCCTGGCCTTCCCGCGTGACGTCGGCGCCGCGGTCAAGTCGGCGACCGAGCTCTACCGCCTCGATCTGGCGGGCAGGCGCGCGGGCAGCGGAGGCATCTGGCAGTCGCTCGCGGGCTCCTTCGCGGTGAGCGCGTACGCGACGCCGGCCTCGCGCTGGCTGATAACCCCGGCCGACAGCTCGGTCGCCCGCGACATCACCCCGGACGAGCCCCGCGAAATGAGCCACCCCGCCGACGGCACCGACAGCGCGAGCAGCGGGCTGCCGATGAAGGTCGGCCACAGCGACGTGCTGAAGCTGCGGGAGGCCGCCGAGGACGCCCGGCGCTGGGACTCCAAGTACGGCGGCGGTGACTGGCGTTCGTCGATGGTCCCGGAGTGCCTGCGGGTCGAGGCGGCGCCATTGCTGCTCGGCTCGTACTCGGACGAGGTGGGCCGCTCGCTCTTCGGGGCGTCGGCCGAACTGACGCGCCTCGCCGGGTGGATGGCCTTCGACACCGGCCAGCAGGAGGCCGCCCAGCGCTACTACATCCAGGCCCTGCGCCTGGCCCGCGCGGCGGCCGACGTCCCCTTAGGGGGGTACGTCCTGGCCTCCATGTCCCTCCAGGCGACCTACCGCGGCTTCGGCGACGAGGGCGTCGACCTCGCGCAGGCAGCCCTGGAGCGCAACCGCGGTCTGGCCACCGCACGCACGATGAGCTTCTTCCGCCTCGTCGAGGCACGCGCACACGCACGCGCCAATGACGCACAGGCGGCGGGAGCGGCCCTCCGGGCGGCCGAAGGGTGGCTGGAGCGGGCCAGGGAGGGCGACAACGACCCGTCGTGGCTCGGCTTCTACGGATACGACCGCTTCGCGGCGGACGCCGCCGAGTGCTACCGCGACCTGAAGGCCCCCCGCCAGGTGCGGCGCTTCACGGAGCAGGCGCTCTCCCGGCCGACGGAGGAGTTCGTGCGCTCGCACGGCCTGCGGCTCGTGGTGTCGGCGGTCGCCGAGCTGGAGTCGGGGAACCTCGACGCGGCCTGCGAGCAGGGCACACGCGCCCTGGAGGTCGCCGGGCGCATCTCGTCCGCGCGGACCACGGAGTACGTGAAGGACCTGCTGCACCGTCTGGAGCCGTACGGGGACGAGCCACGCGTGGTGGAGCTGCGGGAGCGGGCACGGCCGCTGCTCGTGGCCCCCGCGTAG